TAAGGAGACTTACTTTTGCATGTGGGCAAGAGCACCACAGAACAAAACGTTATCTGGTGGCGGCATTTCCGTTTTCTGGCCATCATCTTCAGGATTCACGATTCTCAAATAAGTTTCTTGGCCCAGATACCATTTGTCAAGGTTTACTGTCCTAAGATTCCATACTCCAACATTATCAAGATAAACCAATATTGCTGTCCATCCTCCAggaaaaacctaaaaaaatttGACAGCTTCTTTCATATATTTATGAGAAGAAACAAGTTCCACAGTGGTGGCAGCTAAAACGCACTTAAATATGAATGGCCCAGAAATAGGTTATGCGTTATTTGTAATGGGTCTAGAAAGTAAAACCAAGAATATTAgaatagattaaaaaaatggATCATGTGAATTAGATGTCTCCCAAAGTGTTCTTAGTGAACAAGGCCTTccaacaattttattaaaaaatatttatgattacttaactaaaactataataaattctaaataagtgtaaattttataaaagatctGCTGCACATCAAGTCGATCCTTGTTGATATTAATACCTAAAACTGAGCCCCATTGACTGGTCACCCAGCCCACTCATTCGGCCAACCTCTATGAAATGGTACTCATGTTTAAAAGGAAGGTACCTGTGTGGTAGAACGTGCTATTGCATCCCACCGGTTATAAGAACCCCTGCTGTTTTCTGTCCATTCCCCATACGCCATCCTGATATTTCACATCTCACCGTTAAAATACAATCAcatcatttgaaagaaaaataaaaataaagaataaacaGAAAACAGATATATACCCAACAACAAAAAACGAATAACCATCCATATGAAAGCTCTGAACTGCAGTATCATTGTTCTCCAATATGATCTCCACAAATGATTTGTAGGTAGCATTGATAAGAGATCTGTCCATGGTAGGAGGTCTATTTAGAGGTGTATTTGGGAAGTCAAGCTTGTAGGATCCCTTCAGTTTGTAATTATCTGCAAGCCTCACTGGTGTATTGGGGTTCACAAATGAGATCCCATTATACGTGGCCCGGAGCTTCCCATCGATTGTGAGAGGCGGAACATTCCTTAAGGTATACACATCGGTCACATTAATAGAACCGTAGCGGAAAGAACCTTGCGGGTTTGGACGGGCTCCACTTGCTGTGTTGTTCATCCTGATACATAGAGACGTGAAATGTTAACACACTTCAACATTATATAAGCCTATTGTTGCTACTTAATGTATAagtaaatttaagaaaaaaattgcCAAACACTCAAACAACCAAATATATCATTATCAGTTGATCGCAACTTCATGCAGAAAGCCGGAAACAAATCTAAAAACTATAAAGGGGCTAACGTTTTTATACAGTTGATTATCTGATTACAGTTATTATATATCACATAATCATTCTCCTGATCTAAATCCGAACATCAGAGGAAGAAAAAACAAACCTGATGGACATAGCTTGGTTCACTGCAAAAGAAGTATCGGTTCCATCATTTGGAGGGTCGGGAAGAGGACCAGATGCCCGTCCTTTAGAATTTGAATAGTGCAAAACAGCAACACCAGTAACTCTTTGCCATTCTGATTGATTCACAAATCTGGCACTTGCAACAATATAGTAATCACTACTTGCATTCTGATCCATGGTTACAAGAAAGGAGTATGACTGCCCAACATGGATATCCAAACTAGTATAGTTTTGTTGGGAAGTATAATGTCCCTCTGCTTCTGCTAGAAGTAAATTATGACTCTGTATCCTAAAATTCAAACATGTTGACACTCCAACATTGATCACACGAACTCGATATGTTTTCCCTGCAGTGCAAAGCAATTATCATTAGAAACTAATCAGTGtaaaaagttataaacaatTTTGTATGTATGCGTGGGTTATAAAGCGTAGTGATAAATTTTACGGCCAAACTTGAAAATATAAACATCAAAGTAAAATGTAAACTTGCGCCTAAGATTTAGGcatcttttatttttggaacGAAAGCAGCATAATAATGACAATTAGCCTTCATACtgcatataactttttttagcaTGCTCTCATCCGCAAGTCATGTACTTAAATTTCCTATTATTAATGTATTGCATCCAACATGAGTATTGATGCCTTGATGGCCTGAACATATACTGAACAGATAGATTACCTGGATCGACATTAAGCGTCTCATGCTCGATGCCATCTGGTACAGAGGAGTTATATTTAAATGGACCCTTTCCATTAATGAGAACTCCATCTGGCATACCAAGTTCCTTTCCAGCATCAAGGGAAGCTCTCAAATCCTTAATTTGATATaacatgaaatataaataaataaagaaataaatagaAGTATTGAAACCAAAAGTAAAAGATAATCAAACCTTATGGCTGCGAGTATACCAATCACCAATCGTAATGACAATATCTCCATCAGGAGTATTGAATGGAAGCGAAATAACTTTGCGGTTTGTGACTATGAAACCACCAAAACCACCAGCTGCTCGTTGAAAATTAATAGATGGGACATAATAGTAGCTACCAATCTGATCTTTGACTTGAAACTGGTAAGTCCAATTCCATTTTGCAGGAA
The Erigeron canadensis isolate Cc75 chromosome 2, C_canadensis_v1, whole genome shotgun sequence DNA segment above includes these coding regions:
- the LOC122587085 gene encoding monocopper oxidase-like protein SKS1; translation: MVFFGFSLYWFVYAGLLFSGLCYAADPFANFELEFDYLTVSPLGVSQQVIAVNGKFPGPTLNVTTNYNVVVNVRNKLDESLLVTWPGIEMRRASWQDGVIGTNCPIPAKWNWTYQFQVKDQIGSYYYVPSINFQRAAGGFGGFIVTNRKVISLPFNTPDGDIVITIGDWYTRSHKDLRASLDAGKELGMPDGVLINGKGPFKYNSSVPDGIEHETLNVDPGKTYRVRVINVGVSTCLNFRIQSHNLLLAEAEGHYTSQQNYTSLDIHVGQSYSFLVTMDQNASSDYYIVASARFVNQSEWQRVTGVAVLHYSNSKGRASGPLPDPPNDGTDTSFAVNQAMSIRMNNTASGARPNPQGSFRYGSINVTDVYTLRNVPPLTIDGKLRATYNGISFVNPNTPVRLADNYKLKGSYKLDFPNTPLNRPPTMDRSLINATYKSFVEIILENNDTAVQSFHMDGYSFFVVGMAYGEWTENSRGSYNRWDAIARSTTQVFPGGWTAILVYLDNVGVWNLRTVNLDKWYLGQETYLRIVNPEDDGQKTEMPPPDNVLFCGALAHMQKPQQGSSSAPTSLQESLKLNFTIMMSFLAVIIYMIP